One window of the Procambarus clarkii isolate CNS0578487 chromosome 27, FALCON_Pclarkii_2.0, whole genome shotgun sequence genome contains the following:
- the LOC138369132 gene encoding uncharacterized protein → MKWLEAAHVSTFTELVNLMLVEEFLRRVPPPVRLYLADKEETDYLKCAKSADTYSLIHRLTPEPSSSKKSWYSYEKVSPDQAGSQLYCKYCRLYGHTIDKCGKSQYKGTTDQQRPKPTPPKSGKPVMNVGVDVNDLSLFSNHLYTGTVSANGSNPEGRFKLKILRDTAALQSIILKSAVPNIVYTGETVFITDLTATTPYPLARVHLDCPYVNGEVQVAVREKPFPMPGVQLLLGNDLAEDLQPTNLIVMDKPQVCNSVPINPILEYVPAEVQESDEVSPPVLVTTRAQAARPQPADSTATAVPQDPQKLPPHLTKLEFRKLQREDLTLTPLFFQAETQPDSIPGFFLENDLLYRRYRPSKLKEEDDWANIEQLVIPTSLRPTILHLAHGAFSHYGFNKTYHGIRQDYYWPDFP, encoded by the exons atgaaatggctggaagcagcacatgtctctacttttacagaactcgtcaacctgatgcttgttgaagaattcttgagacgtgtgccgcctcctgtccgcctctacttagcagataaagaagaaaccgactacctgaagtgtgctaagtcggctgacacttacagcctcatccaccggctgacacctgaaccatcctccagtaagaagtcgtggtacagttacgagaaggtgagccccgatcaagctggttcacaactgtactgcaagtattgtagactctatggacataccatagacaagtgtggtaagtctcaatacaagggaaccactgaccaacaacgacccaaaccaactcctcctaagtccggtaagcctgtgatgaatgttggtgttgatgttaatgatctttctcttttcagtaaccacctgtatactggaactgtctctgccaacggttcaaatccggagggacgtttcaaattgaagatcttgagggacacagcggctctacaatcgatcatcttgaagtcggctgtgcccaacatagtctacaccggggaaacagtcttcatcactgacctcactgctaccactccataccctctcgccagagtccacctggattgtccctacgtgaacggggaagtccaagtcgccgtcagggaaaagccttttcccatgcctggagtgcaacttctcctaggcaacgacttggcagaagacctgcaaccgaccaacctgatcgtcatggacaaaccccaggtgtgtaactctgtgccaataaatcctattcttgagtatgttccagcagaggttcaagagagtgatgaagtttctcctccggttctcgtgaccacccgtgcacaagccgcacgtccacagccagctgactctactgctaccgctgtccctcaagaccctcagaaactacccccgcatctgaccaagttggagttccgtaagttgcagagggaagatcttactttaacaccattgtttttccaggctgagactcaacccgacagtattcctgggttcttcctagagaacgacttgctctaccgcagatatagacccagtaaactgaaggaggaggacgattgggccaacatcgaacaacttgtgattcccaccagcctgcggcccactattctacacctggcccatggagcattctcccactacggcttcaacaagacttaccatgggattcgtcaagactactactggccag atttcccatag